Below is a window of Streptomyces sp. NBC_01429 DNA.
CGCAGCCGAATGGCTCCTTCCCCTACGGAAATGATCACTGAGCGCCTAAACTCTGGCCAAGGCATCAGTGAAGAACCGGTACCGGTACGCGACCCCCTCACCGCGGGGCGACGGACCGGGGAGGAGCGAAGATGGCAGCGCAGCATTCTCCGGAGGACCGCTTCAACACGGGGGAGGCGCACTCGGCGCGCGTCTACGACTACATCCTGGGCGGCAAGGACAACTACGAGGTCGACCAGGAAGCCGGTGACTCGATGTGCCGGGAGTGGCCCGCGCTCCCCGTGCACATGCGCGCCAACCGGGAGTTCATGCACCGCGCGGCCCGCTATCTCGCGCGGGAGAAGGGCATCCGGCAGTTCCTGGACATCGGCACCGGGCTGCCCACCTCGCCCAATGTGCACGAGATCGTGCAGGAGGTGAGCGCGGACTCCCGGGTCGTCTACGTCGACAACGACCCGATCGTCCTGGCCCACGCCCGCGCGCTGCTGACCAGCGCGCCCGAGGGCCGTACCGCCTACATCGACGCCGACATGCGGGACCCGGACGCGATCATCGGCTCGCCCCAGTTCCAGGAGCTGCTGGACCTGCGCGAGCCGGTCGGGCTCATGATCATCGGCATTCTGCACTTCATCCTCAAGGACGACGACGACCACGGCCTGGTCCAGCGCCTGCTGGAGCCGCTGCCCGCAGGCAGCTACGTCGCGATGACCATCGGCACCGCGGACTTCGCCCCGGCCGAGGTCGGCCGCGTCGCCGCCGAGTACGCGCGCCGGGGCATGCCGATGCAGCTGCGTACCCGCGCCGAGTCCGAGGACTTCTTCGCCGGTCTCGAACTGGTCGAGCCCGGCCTCACCCAGGTCCACCACTGGCGGCCCGACGCGGACCAGGAGCCGATGGACGACCGGGACATCGCCATGTACGGCGCCATCGCCCGCAAGCCGGCCTGAGCGAGGCGCGGGGACGCGGGGGCGGCTCGGAGGAAGCAGCTCGCAGGAGGCGGCTCAGAGGAAGCGGCGGATCGGGACGACGGCCGCTTCCCTGACCCGCTGGAGCGGCGAACGGCGCTTCCAGCGGGTCGATTTGATCTCCTCGCTCACCGCGAGGTCCTCCGTGTAGTGACGGTCGAGGGTCGTCGTGAACATGTCGTCCAGGACGGCGAGCATGACCTCTTCGTCGTGGTCGAGCGAGCGCCGGTTGAAGTTGGTCGAGCCGACCAGCGCGGCGACGCCGTCGACCGTGATGACCTTCGCGTGCATCATCGTCGGCCGGTAGTGGAAGATCCGCACCCCGCTGGCCAGCAGCTCCTCGTAGTGGTTCTGGCCCGCGAGCTGGCAGACCCGTTTGTCGGTGTGCGGCCCCGGCAGCAGGATCTCCACCGCCACCCCGCGCCGCGCGGTCGCGCACAGCAGCCCGATGAAGTACGCGTCGGGCGCGAAGTACGCGGTGGCCACCCGTACCCGTTCCTGCGCCGACTCCAGCACGACCCGGAGCAGCGTCTGCATGTCCTGCCAGCCGAAGCTCGCCGATCCGCGCACCACCTGGACGACCGCGCCGCCCTGCGGGCTGTGCTCGACGAAGCGGTCCCGCGTGTCGAACAGGTCCTCGTGACACTCGGCCCAGTTCTGCGCGAAGGCGGCGGCGAGACCGTCCACCGCCGGGCCGCTCACCCGCACATGGGTGTCGCGCCACTCGCTCTCGTCCCGGGCGTCGCCGCACCACTCCTCGGCGATCCCCACCCCGCCGGTGAAGGCCGTCATCTCGTCGACGACCAGTACCTTGCGGTGGCAGCGGTGGTTCTGCTTGAAGGGGGAGAGGTAGAGCGGCTTGCGGAACCAGGCCACCCGCACCCCGGCCTGTTCCATCGCGCGCAGCTGGCCCTTGTCGATCAGCCGGCTGCCGAACCCGTCCAGCAGCAGCCGCACCCGGACACCCGCGCGGGCCCGGTCGGCGAGGGCCTCGGCGAACCGGCGGGCGATGTCGCCCTTCCAGTAGACGAACGTCATCATGTCGACGGTGTGCTCGGCGGAGCCGATGGCGTCCAGCATCGCGGAGAAGATCTCGTCGCCGTTGCGCAGCGGCACCAGGGCGTTGCCCTCGGTCGCCGCGATCCCGATCAGCCGCTCCAGCCGTCGCCGTATCCGCAGCGCGCGCTCCTCGGGGGAGAGCGGCGGGTCCGCCGGCCCCTCGGGGTCCCCGGGGCGGAGCGCGGGCTGCTGCTGGGTGCTGCTCATGGGGTCTACCTCGACGGCGTCACGGTGCGGGAGTGGTGCGAGAGGGGTTGTCGCGCGCGGGGGAGTCGTG
It encodes the following:
- a CDS encoding phospholipase D-like domain-containing protein gives rise to the protein MSSTQQQPALRPGDPEGPADPPLSPEERALRIRRRLERLIGIAATEGNALVPLRNGDEIFSAMLDAIGSAEHTVDMMTFVYWKGDIARRFAEALADRARAGVRVRLLLDGFGSRLIDKGQLRAMEQAGVRVAWFRKPLYLSPFKQNHRCHRKVLVVDEMTAFTGGVGIAEEWCGDARDESEWRDTHVRVSGPAVDGLAAAFAQNWAECHEDLFDTRDRFVEHSPQGGAVVQVVRGSASFGWQDMQTLLRVVLESAQERVRVATAYFAPDAYFIGLLCATARRGVAVEILLPGPHTDKRVCQLAGQNHYEELLASGVRIFHYRPTMMHAKVITVDGVAALVGSTNFNRRSLDHDEEVMLAVLDDMFTTTLDRHYTEDLAVSEEIKSTRWKRRSPLQRVREAAVVPIRRFL
- a CDS encoding SAM-dependent methyltransferase → MAAQHSPEDRFNTGEAHSARVYDYILGGKDNYEVDQEAGDSMCREWPALPVHMRANREFMHRAARYLAREKGIRQFLDIGTGLPTSPNVHEIVQEVSADSRVVYVDNDPIVLAHARALLTSAPEGRTAYIDADMRDPDAIIGSPQFQELLDLREPVGLMIIGILHFILKDDDDHGLVQRLLEPLPAGSYVAMTIGTADFAPAEVGRVAAEYARRGMPMQLRTRAESEDFFAGLELVEPGLTQVHHWRPDADQEPMDDRDIAMYGAIARKPA